The stretch of DNA CTCGCTGCACTCACGAACGGACGTACGCCTACTCgtgtgcgggcggcggcgtcagGCGGCGCCGATGCAGGCGAAGGCGCGGACACTCCTGGCCTTGGGCAGCGGCACGCGCAGCCGCCGGTCGTGCGAGAGCCCCACCTCGCCCGCCAGCTCCTCCAGCGACAGATTCCGCCGGTGTGGCAGCgggccctccgccgccgcagacGAGGCCGCGTGGACCGGGGACCGCAGCTCCTGCTgcagccaccgccgcctctgctcCGGGTCCTCGAGGTCCACGGGCGCGGGCGTGCCACCGGCGGCGTCGTAGGCCCGGCCTCCGCCGGCGGCGTTGCTCCGCCGGTCCTTGATCGCCTTGTAGAGCAGCGGGATGAGGCCCTCCATCTGCGAATCGCGGCGTGCGAGGCGGAGGGGGTTGGTGGGAAATGGTTGCGTCTGGTGCTCGTTTTGGTCTCGGTCGGGGGAGTTCGGTTTGGTCGGGGTCGGCCCTTTTATGCGACACCACTCTCTTCCGTGTCTTAATTGCACATAGGCACAATGGCACATAGCAAAGCATCGAAGCAGTCAAAATCATGAGTTTTGACAAAAACAGATTTGCTAAGAACACCTAAACAAGCAAACAAAGCCCACTTGAGTGGGGGGCTTTGAAGCAATTGCCAGGTGCTGGATCAGTAGGAAAAAATAAGCTGTGCTTAACATGTGTACTTATGCTGTTCTTTGGTCGGTTTGGAATCTAAGAAATGTACTTTGCTTTCAGGGGGCGAGCTGGACGGACGAGAAGATGATGCTGAGAAAGATCGCGGGGATGCTGCGAAGATGGAAAAGCATTTGCAAGGAAGGAAACGTTAGGCGGCTGGAGGAAATCTGCACCAAGCGCGGCTGGTGGTgtggggggtggggggcggcAATCAGGCAACTTGTTCTTGAGCCTGGCGGGCGCGCTTAGAATACATCTGGATTTTTCTATATGGAATAAAACGGGGAGAGACCCTTTTCTCAAAAAACAAGCAACCAAAGAACATCAAAAACTAAATTCTTTGAGGATTTTTTAAGTAAAAGCGCGTGATATTTTGCCCCTATTTCTTGTACTAGTTGGATGGGCTAAAAGATCTGCGCACCACTGCAATTTTTGTCTTTGTTTTAATGCCACAACGTGTTCTCTTTGCTACGCGGGGCAGCACACCGTGTTCCATTAATCTATAGCTGCGCTCGCGCATCTGAATTAAATTCTATTTATATCCGAGTGCTAATAGATAAAAGTGCTAAATTTTAGTACTAGTTTATTTAAATGGAAGTATAGGTGGACTAAACTTTAACTAAGATTCAAAACTGTACTATTATATGTATGAGTGCTAATAtatgctaaaatttagcactgGACTTTAGCTCCGACGAATAGCTATGCTTTCCACGCTTCACATGTACGACTTGGCTTCTCCGCTTCCGTGTGACTATGAGTGACGACATTCTACTCGGTTGTTTGCTGATGGCTGCCATTTGGATTCTTGCCGGTAATAAGTGTATGATTTTATGGTAGTAGTGGCTTTTCGGTTGCGTACAGGCGTACAGCCAGTGAGATTTGGTCTGTGGATGTCGATTAGTTGGACGACCTTTTCTTTCCAAAAATATTTTAACATaataaatataaaaaaataaaatatttttgttACTCGTAGAACATGTCCATTGCTTGGCGTGCAGTCTACTCGAACCGCTATCTCATCTCGTGTCATCAGGCTAAGCTAGCCTCTTACCGACGGCACCAATTTAATTGGTCTGATCTTCAGAAAAGAAAATTCTGAAATACTGGTGTCCACTTGGCGAGACATACTTGTCAGTGTTCGAGACTCATGATTTGTCGATTTGTTTCACCCTCTTGGAAGCAAAGAATGGTTTGAGAAAGAATTAAGTGCGTAGAAACAAGGTGGCGACACTTCACATGTGTCGAATTGCTTGTGTAGTGTGTGCAAAGGTGCATGAACGAACGTTTTCCCCGTTTTATGAGGAGAGAGGAAAACGGGGGAAAGAAATGCTTCCCGGGAGAACAGGGACTTAAGGTATCGCGTTTCATCATGAGATGCTGCAGCTAATTTCTTAGTCGGAAGTCGTTCATAGATACCTCACTAGTAGTAGAAATTTTCGGGCTCTTATGGTACTTGACTTGCTTGTTCTAGAAATAGATAAAAACTAAGCGTGTTTCCATTACTGGCAACAAAGATACTTTGCTTGGTGATTGCGGACCGCGATACTGATGTCAACAGCTAGGTAAGTTCCCAGATTTATGTGGGGCGGCAGCAACTTCGAACCGGTGCTGCTGTGCATGACTTGAGACCTCACCTGCCGGCTGTTCCTCTTGTACTTCACACGTATAACGCCAAGATTAGTGGCACTTGCAATGAGAGATGACTGCATTGTCTTTTCGAATGTGATATTGTACCTAACTTCTTCCTTATTGAGTACCGACTGGTTCAGAAATCCTGATCTGCCAAACCAAACCCTAGGTCGTTGTGCGACCGTTCCGTAGTTCCCCAAAATTTACATTAAAGTTTGAATGGATCAAGAACTTGTGAGTGCTTTTTGCACGAGATACTGACTAACATGTTAGGGCACCCGCAACAGTGCAGAGAGCATGCTCTCTATAACATTGTCCACGTCATCTATAGAGAGCATTGCAGACCAGTCTCCCAACAATATTACTATAACATTTATTTTTAAGTTTTAGTGGGCCCCACCTATCAGATTTTTTAACCCACGATCCCTCCTCTCGCATCTGCCCTGAGCGCCTCCGCACATCCTCTCCGTCCCTAGAGAAAAGGGGCGGTCGACAAAGATGTAACGGCTCAGTTTTTTTCTCCCTCCTCAAAATGCTGACATGGAACCCTTGTAGAGAGCTGACATGGCTCCGTTTCGGGTGCCCTCGTGGATCGGGGAAAAAAAACTCAAACGTCACCGGGCCCAGCTCAGCATCCACTGAAAATCTGGTAACTAACCACACTGACACCCAAGAAAAAATGAGCCATACTGGAAACAGAAGATCAGTCAATAGGTGGTGGCAGTTGAGAAGTGGCCATCAAGCAACATCATCCAAAAAAAATGTTCCTGAAAACATCACCGCGTTCCTTCTTTAGTTACCAAAAGAAACCAGATGTATATAcccacaaaaaaaaaaagaaatcagATGTATATGCCATTATCGGAAATTCACTTCTGCGGCTTGTTCTCACCTTGGAGACTTAATTAAAGTGCTTCAACCAGCATGTCAAGTTCTTTGAACTGGGTTTAGTCGCCAAGAACCTGGTTATAACTAACCAATGCCTTTTGGACCAGTCACTAGCCATTCTTTATGCCTTTTATATGGAAAAAGATTTGGTGTTCCTTTTATAACCAATGGCTATGATTTGGTGACATGCATGTGGCTGAGTTCCGTGGATTGGCTGCCGGCATGCAGCACCACTAATCATTCAAGCATTGGGTTGTTACCAGAAGAAAGAACTCAAAAAATTAACAGATGAGAAAATATGTAATTTCAAGATATTTTAATTAATGTAGGTAGCAATAAACAGAAGGGGATAAAGAACATTCTGAACTTGTGTTAGTAACAGTATTTACAATGAACAGATAATATGTAGAGAGGCAAAGAATGGGGAGCACCACACACCCTGAttgtttgggggggggggggggggaggtgtCATATAAAGGAATCAAGAATATAAGGCAGGTGAGTAAACACAATAAACACCTACAGCTGTACATATCTCTAATACCCGCCTGCAGTCGTTGTGGGAGGATCCCGGACGCAAAGACTGGATCTGAACTCCGTGAACAGCTGAATAGGCAAGCCTTTTGTCATGATGTCTGCGAACTGGTGGGAAGAGGGAACATGGAGGACCCGGACCTGTCCCAAGACCACCTTTTCATGGACAAGTGGATGTCAATCTCAATATGCTTCGTGCAACGGTGATGGAAGGGTTGGCAGACATATAGACTGCACTGACGTTATCGCAGTAGACAACTGTCGCTGAAGCAATGGAGATGTGGAGTTCCTGAAGGAGCTGGCGCACCCAGCAGCACTCGGCAACAACATGAGCGACGGACCTGTACTCAGCCTCAGCACTAGAGCGGGAGACCGTAGTTTGTCGCTTCAAAGACAAGGAGATGAGGTTGTCATCGAGGTAGACGCAGTAGCTGGATGTGGAACGCCGAGAGTTGAGGCACCCAGCCCAGTCGGCGTCGGAGTAAGCCGTCAGGGAGGAGGTGGGGCCGACGCCGATGTGGAGCCCGGAGGAGAGCGTGCCATTCACGTAGCGCAGAATATTAATGCGCTTGATCAGCGTGAGATGGGGCTCGCGAGATCATGCATGAATAGGCACACCTGCTGAACGACATACGCTAAGTCCGGACGAATCAGCGTGAGGTATTGTAGGGTGCCGGTGAGACTCTAATACTCCGATGGGTTTCGATTGTAGTGCCGTCCGAGGTTGGCAGCTTGGCACGAGTGTCCACTAGAGTTGTCGTGGAGTGACACTCGGCCATGCTAGCACGCTGCAGGAGATCAAGGGCGTATTGTCGCTGAGACAAGAAGAGGCCGTCATCGGAGTGCGTGACGGAGATGCCGAGAAAGTGGTGAAGATCGCCGAGGTCCGTCATGGCGAACTCGGAGTGGAGTCACTCGGTGATACGCTGGAGGAGGTTCGTCGAGGAAGCAGTGAGGATGATATCATTGACGTAGAGGAGCAGGCACGCAACACCATCACCCACTTTGTAAACAAAGAGAGAGGTGTCGGATGCTGAAGCGGTAAAGACGATGCGCAGGATGAATGTGGCAAATCACTGGTACCATGCTCGCGGGGCCATTTTCAAGCCATATAGTGAGCGCTGCAACAGGCAAACATAGTCAGGGGTGGTGGGGTCGACGAAGCCAGGAGGCTGCTGGCAGTAGACAGTCTCCTCCAGGTGGCCGTCTTGACGTCGAGCTAGTGAATCGGCCAGGAGCGGGAGGCGGCAATGCTGAGGACGACCTTGTTCGTTGCCAGTTTGACAACGGGCTAAGTGTCTCATCGTAGTCGATACCGTGCTGTTGGGAGAAGCCTCGAACCACCCAGTGAGCCTTGTGATGGGCGAGAGTGCCATCGGAGTGGAATTTATGCTTACAAATCCATTTGCCCGTCACAACATTGGCGCCCGAAGGACGCGGAAAAAGGCGCCAGGTGCCGTTGTGGATGAGCACCTTGTACTCGTCAGCCATGGCAGCCCGCCAGTTCGGGTCGGCGAGCCCACTGCGGTTGTTCGCCAGGATCGGCGAGATTGATGAATGTGCCGCTGCGAGGTTCATCGGGTGAACCTTGCATAGTGTCCCACTCTAGGACTGGGTGACAGGGCGACGaggtgctggcggcggcggcacggctgGCTGCACCTGCGCAGGCACAGGCGATGGCTGCACTGGAGGACGGGGCCGCCTGCTGTTGAAAAATATGTGCAGGAGGCGGTTGGTGGTGGGCGCTGCAGCTGGGACGCCTGGACCAGCTGCAGGCGCTGCTGCATGGCCACCAGGGACAACGCCGGTCCTTGGGCAGGCAGCAGCTGGTGTACAGCCGGGTCAGTGGATGACCGGGCCGTACTGAAAGATGGTGGGGTCGAGGTCATCGGCTGCAGTAGCCGATGGGCGAAGGCGCGGTTGCTCGATGTTACTGGTGGATGGAGCAGCCGCATATGGAGGTGTCGCTGCAGCAGTGCATGGAGACACCGGCGCGTGTCTAGTTAGGAGAAAATCCATACTGGACAGGGAACCCTGCTGAGTAGAGCGGAACGGAAAACAAGACTCGTCAAATACAACATGATGAGAAATGATGATGCGGCGAGTGGAGAGGTCGAGGCATCGGTACCCTTTATGTGAGGAAAGGTAACTGAGAGAGACGCAAGCTGTGGACCGTGGAGCACGCTTGTGCGGTGTCGTGGCACTTAAGTTGGGGTAGCACAGGCAACCGAAGACATGAAGATGGGTGTAGTCGGGAGGGCTGTGATGGAGCAGGGTACTGGGAACATTATTGTGAATAGCAGAACATGATCTCCTATTAAGAAGATATGTGGCCATAGCGAGAGCTTCTGCTCAGTAGGAGGCTGGCATGTGTGTGTAAATCAGGAGAGTGCGGCATATGTTGTTCAAGGTGCGAATGACATGTTCGGCCTTACCGTTCTGGGGTGAGGTGTAGGGACATGAGAGGCGTAGGTGAATGCCACGTGAGAAGAAGAGGGTCGTGAGGGCACGGTTAAGGAACTTAGTGCCCTTATCCGCCTGAATGTTCCTAACGGGAGGGCCGAACTAGGTTTGGACGAAGTTACAGAAGTGGGTGATGTGGGTATGTACCTCGGACTTATGAACTAGAGGAAATGTCCAACAAAAGTGTGTGAAGTCATCTAGCATAACCAAGTAATACCGATAACCCGAGATACTAGTAACAGTAATAGGAGACATCCAGACACCGCAATGAACAAGCTCAGAAGGAGTTGTACTGTGAAAAGTAGAACTTGAAAAGGGTAACAACACATGTTTCCCTACCTGATATGAATGACACAGTTTATGATTATCTCTATTACAAGTAATAGAATAATTATTTCGAAGGACATCGAGGGTGGAGTTCCCGGGATGATCGGGAGGGTGATGCCAtatggtggaggaggtggcgaggTTGGCGTGGGCGGTAGTGGTGGCGGCAGCTAGGGAGATGGTGCAGAGGTCACCAGCACTATTGTAGCGAAGCATCACGTGTATGGTCAGGATATCCTTTACAGAAAAACCAAGAATGTCAAATTCTATAGAACAATTGTTGTCTCCTGTGAACTGACAAATAGAGAGAAGGTTCTGAACTAATGAAGGGACAACAAGCATATTGTTTAAGTGGAATTTGGACGCACTAGTGTTAAGGGATGAAGTGCCATCGACAAGAGACCGCAATCTTATGACCGTTTCCTACAGTGATGAAGGAATGGGAGGGGGTAAGGCGGCTGAGTAATATACCATCCATAGACGCCATGCGGGTCGACACGCCGGAGTCCATAACCCAAGGGCTAGGGTTCTGGAGGGCGAGCTGGTTCAGGGCTGCAACCAGCCCGGCCTGGTCCTAGCTTTGGCCCGCTGGTGAGACCTGCAGCGGAGCAAAGACCGTGTGCGCCTGGTGGGCCGGACCGAGAAGCCCCTGTGAGCCTGGGCGCTAGCTTGCTGCGCCGTACTGGGCCTGCATGGCAGCCCATGGGTTAAAGCAAAACCATGGGCTGCCTGGGcgcatctggcccacggcctgTGAAAGAGCGCCGCCGCCTGGCTGCTGGGTCGCAGGTGTCTGCTGACGCCCGCGCTTCCCTCCGCGCTTGCCGCCTgagatgccgccgccgccgcctttcttCCCATCGGCCGGCGCGCCCGCCCGTTGCATCCTGAATGGGGCCGAAGGACGTGGAGCGGCACCCGCCCGGGTTGGTGCAGCCAGAAGCACCGGATCCGGCGACGTGAGCAGTCCCTGCCGCGACCCGATCCCCATTGGCGAGGCGTAGCTCCTTGAGAATCAGTATGTCGCGGGCGCGCGCGAAGTTGGGGAGGACAGGGGCGTTGGCGATGTCGTCCACGGTGTTGGTGAAGCGCTCGTTGACGCCACCGAGGAGGTTGAGCACGAGCTGCGACTCGGGGACGCCATGGCTGACGTCGCGGAGGGAGTCGGCGACGTTCTTCATCCGCTGGGCGTAGTCAGAGATGGAGGAGTCGCCCTGCTTGATGGAGTGGAACTCGTGCGCGAGGAAGATCGTCCGCGGCTCCTTGTTGGCGCGAAAGAGGCGCTCAATCGTGGTCCAGAGGGTGCGGGCGGTCTGGTCATCGCCCTCCATGGCGAGGTCGAGGACAGAGTCATCGACCGAGCTGAAGAGCCACGTCCGGGCGCAGCAATCGGCCGAATACCATTGCGGGTCATCGGGGCGCGCAGGGGAAGACCCGTCGATGTGCGATTGGAGACCAAACTTGCCGCGCATCGATTTGAAGAAGGATGCCCACTTGGTGTAGTTGGAGTTCTTCATCTCCAGGGTCACCGAAATGTGGGACTAGACGGAGACGGTGGCTGTATGGGTGGACGACCagaggcggcgcgggcagcACGGCGTCGTTGGTGGTAGGCATGATGCCGTTTCCGGTGGCAGGCATGCTGCCGTTGGCGCCGAGGGCCTCCGTTCCAGCCATGGCGCGGCTGGATGGTGCAGGGGCGCGCTGCGATGGCGCACCGCGGTTGTGGTGGCTGCGCCGCGCTGGGACGCGCGGAACAGGCGTGCAGTAGGGGCGTGCCGCACGGCTGGGTGGGGTGGGGTGGCTGCGCCGTGCAGGAGCATACGGTGCCTATCAGAAGGGAGAGGTTGAAGGCAGCGGAAAAGGAAGATGATTAGGAATTTCGAACTGGTCTCTTGATACCATGTAGAGAGGCAAAGAATGGGGAGCACCACACACCCTGattggtggggggggggggtcataTTATATATATAGCCAATGGGCTCAAGTATATATGGAAAGGAATCAAGTATACAAGGCAGGTGAGTAAACACAATAAACACCTACAGCTATACATATCTCTAATAAATTAGCATGCATTTGCACAAACCGCAAATGaaatttcttcttcttggcaTTGTAAAAAAGAAAATCCAAAGCTCCAAACATAAAATAAGAGTGCATTTCTGTTAGTACTGGTTCAATGTACCCACAGTTTCGAGTAAATACGCTGGCAACAAAATGTTGACCACGGTCAACTGTATATTTACAGTGCACTGTAAACCAGTGGCAATGTTAAAACAAGCTCGACATACATATATGTGTCTCTTCTATTGTTTTCACTTGAAGTTGAAACTGAGTAACTGACACGGATGGATGTGTTCTGGCACTGAGAGAAGAAAAACTGTTGTGCCGCCTTTCTGATGTACAGCCATCTTGTAGGATAAGTTAAACAGCTAATCTAACAGGAAACAACGAAATAACTTCAGGCAAGTGTTTTCAACCTTCTTGTCCTCTGAGATGTACGGCAGGTTTCTATCACTTATACCACAATATCAAAAGTTCTGCATTCTTCACACTGCATGTAGAGTGCAGTCAGGCCAAACATAGTCTGTAAACAGAACTTGGGTGCTGATTTGCATCCTCTGTCAAAGTGCTCCGTATGTGCATTAGCCAATCGTTCTCGTAAGAACTCTAGCGTTATCTGATCGAACAAATTGCAGTAATTAGTTTCCTACAATAATTTATAAACACCCACAGCTAAACATCAATTTCCACAGGCTGTGGACAGCTGTACCCAGTTAAATCCCATGATAGGGGTTAATTTGTACCTAATACGGCGCACTAGTTGTCAGTGTGTGTGTTTTTGGTTATTTTCTGCACTAATTCTAGTTCTGTATAATGGCTGGCAGGTGCCGGTCTTTAGCCCACCTTTTGTATTCTTCCTCTTCTATATAATGCAATGATATGCAGTTCTTCTGCATATTCAGAAATAAATTATATAGAAGACCTCCAAAGATGCAAACATAAAGTACCTTATCTTCCCCAAGGTCAAGCCGTAGCTTACAGAGAGTACAATATATGAGGTTATGTGTATCCCGTAGCTCTCCTTGTTTGCATACTGGGCACCAGACCTTAACATTTTCAGCAACCTGACATCGATTATAGCATCCATTAAGTCTCTGAGCACACACAAATGTGAAAATAGAACACAAATGACTAATTCATAAATGGGCAACTGAAAAAATCCGGTTGAGATAGTCATATAACCAGATGTGCTGCTTATGTGATCCAAATAATATAACCCATCCAGAACATTTAGTTCAGAACAAAACATCACACCCCAAGGTTCATATCTTGGTCTCAGTATACCACAATGCTTCTCGGAGATGTAATAAAGATGCAAATTTGGCTTGTGATTTGTGGCTCTTTTCTAAAACTCTATTTCCTATCTTAATGAAGGGCAGAGCTCCTGCGAATTTGGTTCAAAGATGCAAATTACACACAAAAGGCAAGTGCATATTTATTTCGCTCTTGAATAGGATTGCATTGACAAACTGCTCCTGTACATAATAATATAATGCAGATACACTACTATACTAAAACAAAACAGTAATTTTGCATTCTCAGTTTTTCACTGTTTTGGAATCGCCAAGGTATATTCCTAACACTATACAATATAGTGCATCTGGCCAACTCTATGGATGCAGATAGATGCAACTGTGTATTTTGGTGATGTCATGTTGACATGCCTGCTCCTAAGTAGTTTCCTGTATTAGTTTAGCTGCTTGATATTCTATTTGGTCCATGTCTGAGCCCTAATATTGGCTCTGCGCACCTGAACAGTAGCAAGGAAATCTTCCTACAACTAAAAGTTCATATAAATGTAATTGTGCAAATTTGAGGGTCACCTAGTAACTAAACCCACACAGATAAACATAAGGAAAAAAAGGTTCAACAGTTGCACAAGAAGCACACAACCATAGAGAAAATTAATTAACTATAACATCCCCTTAAAAAGACCAGGTAGGCATGCACCCAGCCAGCTGCAAGCACAAAAAGCATGTCACGAGTATGCAGAAAGTATCTAGTGTCTATTTTAATGAAGAAGATTTCTGAAACCAATGCTCAGTGAACCTACCCC from Panicum hallii strain FIL2 chromosome 3, PHallii_v3.1, whole genome shotgun sequence encodes:
- the LOC112886760 gene encoding uncharacterized protein LOC112886760, producing the protein MEGLIPLLYKAIKDRRSNAAGGGRAYDAAGGTPAPVDLEDPEQRRRWLQQELRSPVHAASSAAAEGPLPHRRNLSLEELAGEVGLSHDRRLRVPLPKARSVRAFACIGAA